The window AACCTCCACTCTTGGGAGGATTGATGCATTATTAGAACATCCGATGTATGCTGAAGTGTTATCGAAAAGCAAACAAAATTTTAAGCGGCTGTTATTTTATCGACTTTCTATGTCAAATAGGAATTCCTATGAAGACACTCATTTTTTAATGATAAAGCATTTAGATAAATGGAATAGGAAGGAAATAAAACAAATTCTTAAGGATGGGAAAAGGCTTCATCAATATATCAGCAGACATTTACTGTCATAGAACATCTGGTTCAAGGTGAGTCCCTAAAGTGTTTTCATATTGGTTGAAAAAGGGTGTTGATTATGGCATTTGAATCATTTATCCATTTAATGAAAGGGTTGCAGGGAAAGGTCGGCCTCGGTTCTTCAAGTGGAACCAATCTACGGCAAGCGGCATATGTCAGAAATCTGCAAAAGGAATTGAAGCAGCAGGATTCATTGTTCGTCCCGTTAAATCAATTAAATGTAGTCATTTTTGATTTGGAAACAACTGGATTTTACCCTGAGCAGGGTGACAGAATTATTTCTATCGGAGCGGTGAAAATGATTGGTGGTGAAAGATGTGAAGAATTTTATTCCCTTGCTCGCTATGAAAACGAGCTCCCGCCAGTCATTGAGCAATTAACAGGGTTAACCCCAGAGCAATTATCGAATGCACCGGCTCTTACGGATGTATTAGTACAGTTTTATCGCTTTGCACAGCATTCCACCCTTGTGGCCCACCATTCAAAACATGATAAAAGCTTTTTACAAAATGCAAATTGGAAGCTTTTTCGTTCCCCGTTTAAACATCGAGTCGTTGATACTTCCTTTTTTTATCGAATTGCCGATCCGGATTGCTCATTTAGCAGGTTAGATGAGCTTTGTGAGTATCATCAAATTCCGATCATTGACCGCCATCATGCATTAGGGGATGCAAGGCTGACTGCTGAAATATGGCGTATTTATATAGAAAAAGTCCAGGCTCTCGGCTGTAAAACCCTACACGATGTATATAGGCGGATGGCTAATAAGCTTTAACTTCATTCAGCAGAAGTCCTCCACTTCTACAAGTGGGGGATGAATGCAAACTGTACTTCGATTCAGTGGGGGTTCAAACCCGGGCTGAATGAGGTTAAGCCTCCGGCGGATGTCACGGATTTTTTAAAGGTAGTTTATCGAGCAAGCTCGATAAATATCCGGACGCAAATTCGACGGGCGAATTTGATTTTTTCTACCTTCGGAGTAACTATGCTTTATTCTTTTTACTTTTTCTTTTCAAGTCCTGTAGATAATAAGAAAGATTTCTCCTCATTATTCATACAATTTAGTAATTGACACCAAAATGTATTAACTTCATTCAGCTGAAGTCCTCCACTTTTACATGTGGGGGATGAAGGCAAATGGTCCTTCGATTTAGTGGGGGTTAAACCCCGGCTGAATGAAGTTAAGCCTCCGGCGAGTCTTGCGATTTTTTAAAGGTAGTTTACCCGAGCGAGCTCAGGTAATCCGGACGCAAATTCGACGGACGAATTTGATTTTTTTCGTATAAAGACTGAAGGAACATGCCTGTACTCCATGAAATGTTTTTTCGTTTCATGCTTTGTGGGCGCCCTTCTGCTTTTGTTTTTTTAGACATGGAGAGTGAGAGGATGAAGCGTTCGTTTTTAATTAAGCCAATGCTAGATGAAAATTATCCGATTATTGATTTTGGCAAGGGTGTATATTTATATGACATTGAATTCAAGGAATATCTTGATGCCTCCTCTGGAGCTGTGACAGCTAACATCGGTCATGGTGTGAAAGAAATCATCAATGCAATGAAAAAGCAGGCGAAAAAAGTATCATTTGTCTATCGGTCACAGTTTACAAGTGAACCTGCTGAACAACTGGCGCAAAAAATTGCTGAACTTGCCAGTGGGGATTTAAATTGGAGCTTTTTTGTGAGTAGTGGCTCGGAAGCAACTGAAACAGCAATGAAGGTGGCTATACAGCATTGGCAGGAAAAAGGCTTGAAAACAAAAACAAAAATATTGTCTCGTTGGGTCAGCTACCATGGAATTACTTTAGGTGCTTTATCGATGTCAGGTCATTCTGCTAGAAGGGAAAGATTTACACCGCTCCTTGAAGATTTTCCTACTATTCATCCTCCTTATTGTTATCGTTGTCCATACAACAAAACTGCCCCAGAGTGCGGCTACCTCTGCGCACGAGAACTAGAAACCGCCATCAGACGAATTGGGGCAGAGCATATTGCGGCTTTCATTGCTGAACCGGTAATTGGTGCAGCAGGCGGAGCCATTTCTCCACCAGAACACTATTATCAAATAATCAAAGAAATATGCGAAAAATACCAGATTCTTTTTATTGCAGATGAAGTCATGACTGGTTTTGGCCGCACTGGAACCATGCTTGCCTGTGAGCATTGGAATGTAATCCCTGATATTGTGGCGCTCGGGAAAGGGATGGGTGCAGGTTATACACCTATAGCTGCAACTCTTGTCAGTGACCGTGTTATGGAGCCCATTCTATCAGGATCAAAGGTAGTCATGAGTGGTCACACCTTAAGTGCTAATCCTCAAAGCTGTGCAGTATCATTAGCTGTTATGAACTATCTTGAGCAGCACGATATTATGAATATGGTACCTGAAAAAAGTCAATATTTATTTACTAGACTACAAAAACTAAAATATCAATTTCCTTTTATTGGGGACGTAAGAGGCTTAGGATTGTTGATTGGTATCGAATTTGTTCAAGACGATAAACAAAAGCTTCCGTTTCCTAGGTCTTTTGCTTTTACTAAAAGAGTGATTAAAATGGCCATTAATAATGGATTATTATTATACCCGGCAGGAGCAGGGATGGATGGAATCGATGGCGATGCCATCATTATTTCTCCCCCTTTGACGATAACCAATGAAGAATTGGATGAATTAATTGAAAAATTCACCGTAACCTGCCAAGAACTTTATGAATCGCTCCAATTGGGAGGGATGATGAATGATGGATAATTCTTTTGGTAAAATCAAGGATATTAGTTGCGTAATGGAGCATTTTGCCGATGGAATGACCGTTATGTTTGGTGGCTTTGGTGGTGTAGGTACGCCGCCTAGCATAATCGATGCGATGATCGAAAAGAATTTGCGCCATTTAACGTTAATCGGCAATGATGCTGGATTTCCACATATTGGGATTGGGAAAGTAGTTAGTAGGGGAATGGCAGACCGCTTAATTGCATCGCATATTGGCTCAAATCCTGTAGCTGGAAAGCTCTTAACAGCTGGGAAGCTTACTGTCGAATTTTCTCCGCAAGGAACTCTGGCTGAACGGATCCGGGCAGGTGGTGTTGGAATTCCGGCATTTCTGTCAGATATTGGCATGGATAACGAATGGGTAGCAGGTCAAAAAGAAATCTGTGTCATAGACGGAAAATCATATTTAATTGAAACGGCTCTAACGGCAGAAGTTTCGATTGTCTACGCGAAAAAAGCAGATCCCTTTGGCAATCTTATCTATGACAAAAGTGCCCGTAATACGAATCCCCTTGTTGCTATGGCAGGTAACGTTACCATTGCAGAGGTTGAGGAAATTGTCCCGCTCGGTGATATTAAGCCTTATGAAGTAGTGACACCAGGTGTCTTTGTTGACTATATCGTTCCATCCGAGGGGGTGAATTGGAAATGGGCATGGCAAACTCCATAAGAAATAGAATTGCGAAAAGAGCTGCGGCTGAAATTACAAACGGAATGGTTGTCAACTTAGGTATCGGCATTCCTTCCCTTGTTCCCAATCATCTGGCTACAGATATTCAAGTTATGTTTCATGCTGAAAACGGAATTGTTGGGATGGGGTCTAGTCCCATGAAAGGTGAGGAGGATGAAAATCTTTGTAATGCAGGCGGGCTTCCGGTTACCGTCATTGACGGTGCTTCCTATTGTGACAGTGCAGTTGCCTTTGCGATGATACGCCGAGGCAGAGTAGATATGACGATACTCGGAGCATTACAGGTAAGTGAAAAGGGAGATTTGGCCAATTGGTTAGTTCCGGGTAAAAAAATTCCTGGAATGGGAGGTGCCATGGAACTGGCGCAAAAGGCGCGAAAGGTTATTGTTGTGATGAATCATACGGATTCTAAAGGGAATTCAAAGATTGTCCAAAGCTGTACATTGCCCTTAACCTCGAAAGGCTGTGTAGATTTGATTATTACGGATTTAGCCGTTTTTGAGGTGGGCTCAAAGGGTCTGATTCTACGAGAATATTTTGCCGGTCATTCGGTTGAGCGAATTAAAAGCTTAACAGATTGTCAGTTTACCGTTGCTGAAAAGCTTCTTGTTATTCCACTAGAGTGATAATAAATAAACAAAAGGAGGATGTCTGTTGGAAAAGCTTGAGGAGGATATAAAAGTATGGCTCACGGTAAACCAAGCTGCTGGCACTAGATTATTACAAAGGCTTGTTCAAGAGCGGAGTATCCGTGGTGAGGAAAGTAAAGCGCAGGCGATCATCATTGAAAAGCTGCGTCAAATTGGCTTGCAGCTTGATATTTGGGAGATTGGCGGCAAGGAGTTAATCAGTCATCCGAAGTTTTGCAGTGACCGAACAGAATTTAGTGGAAATCCAAATGTAGTGGGAATCTGGAAAGGGACTGGAAACGGAAAATCAATGATATTGAATGGTCATATTGATGTTGTGCCTGAAGGAGACCTGGATGAATGGGAGCATGATCCGTACAGCGGTATCATTCGGGCTGGGAAGCTTTACGGACGTGGTGCGACTGATATGAAGGGCGGGACGGTTTCTCTCCTTTTAGCTATTGAAGCGCTCAAAAGTTGCGGAGTCAGGTTGAAGGGGGATGTTATTTTTCAGAGTGTCATTGAAGAAGAGAGTGGAGGGGCTGGAACCTTAGCTGCTGTCTTACGAGGCTATAAAGCAGACGGTGCTATCATACCTGAACCGACAAATATGAAGCTGTTCCCAAAACAGCAGGGTTCGATGTGGTTTCGGATAAAAGTCAAGGGTCGATCGGCTCATGGTGGGACTCGATATGAGGGTGTCAGTGCAATTGAAAAAATGATGCTATTGATTAAGGAGCTCCAGCAATTGGAGCTAAGAAGAAATCAGCAGATTGATGATCCGCTTTATGAAGAGACGCCGATTCCAATACCTATCAATATTGGTAAAATCTACAGTGGGCAATGGCCGTCTACTGTTCCTGACCTGGCGGTCATCGAAGGTCGGATGGGAGTTTCGCCAAATGAGACAATGGAGAATGCAGAAAAGGAATTGGAAGCCTGTTTGAAAAAGTTAGCTGAAAAGGATTTATGGTTTGCAGAATATCCTCCGACGATTGAGTGGTTTGGCGGAAGGTGGCAGCCGGGCACCCTTGATAGGGGTCATAGGTTAATTGAGACAGTTACTGCGGCCTTTCAAAAAGTTAAAGGAAATCCTCCGGTTATTGAAGCCTCGCCGTGGGGAACAGATGGCGGAATATTATCCAATACGGGACAGACGCCGGTTATGGTCTTCGGTCCAGGTGTCACAGAGGCTGCGCACGATACAAATGAACATATCATTCTAGCGGATGTTTTTGAAGCGGCTGAAGTAATTGCTTTAACCTTGATAGAATGGTGTGAAGTTGAAAAATAAGGAGGGAAAAACAATCGGTTCGATTAATATAGTCACTGCGATTCCGGGTCCAAAGGCAAAAGCACTATTAGCTAAAAAGCTGCAGCATGTTCCAAAAGGCCCCTTTAATACAGTTGAAACCTTCGTAGCAAAAGCAGAGGGTGCATTAATCACAGATGTAGATGGAAATACCTTTATCGATTTTGCAGGTGCAATTGGTACCCTTAATGTGGGACATCGTCCAACGCGGGTTGTGCAAGCTCTTACAGAGCAAGTAAATCAATATCTTCATACCTGCTTTCATGTCATGATGTATGAGCCCTATATACAACTGGCAGAGATGTTAAATGAAATAACGCCAGGCGAGCATGAAAAGAAGACATTTTTTTTATCAAGCGGAGCCGAAGCAGTTGAAAATGCCATAAAGCTTGCCCGAAAATATACTGGGCGTAAGGGGATTATTTCATTTGAGCGCGGTTTTCATGGTAGGACATATATGGCGATGTCTTTAACAAGTAAAGTAAAACCATATAAATATGAATTTGGTCCGTTTGCACCTGAGACCTATAAATGGTCCTTTCCATATTATTTTTATTCCTCCTTAACCCCGCTGGAATTAGACAATCGTTTATTGAAGCAGTTTGAGAGGTTTTTTCTAAGTGAGGTTCCACCAGAAGAAATTGCAGCCATCATTATGGAGCCTGTTCAAGGGGAAGGCGGCTTTGTCATTCCTTCAGCCTATTTTGTTCAACAAGTAAAAGCTATTTGTGAAAAATATCAAATTTTATTCATTGCCGATGAAATTCAAACCGGCTTTGGCAGAACAGGGAAAATGTTTGCCATTGATCATTTTGGGGTTGTGCCTGACATAATAACGATGTCAAAATCATTAGGTGCAGGAATTCCAATCAGTGCCGTTACCGGGAAAGCTGAAATAATGGATGCAGCAAATCCTGGCGAGATTGGCGGTACTTATGGGGGAAGCCCGCTAGGTTGTGTTGCTGCACTTGAAGTGATTAAAATGATAAAAGAGCAGGACTTATTAAAAAGGTCGCTCGAAATAGGAAACGCTTTCAAACAAACATTTACAGGTCTTCAGAATCAATGTAAACAAATTGGCGAAGTTCGACAGTTAGGTGCAATGTGTGCAATCGAATTTATCAAGGATCCGGTAACGAAAGAACCGAATAAGGAACTTGTGACAGATATATTAGCAAAGGCCCAGCAAAAAGGTCTCATCCTTATGAGTGCAGGGCTTTATGGAAATATTATTCGGCTTCTTACTCCGCTAGTTATCACAGATGAACAGCTGTTGGAGGGGTTTACAGTTCTTGCTAAAACGATACTTGACTGCTGCAGAGGTACGTGATGAAAAATGATAGTACTATTCTGATGATTGTACAAAATAATGCTATTATAATAAACTGAGAGAATAACAAACAGGATATGACTGACTTCAGAAGTAAAGAGGTCAGTCTTCTTTTATAGCGGAAGGGAAGAAACCGGATGGAAGAAGCATATGTGAGAAAGATAACAAACGAGCATTTTTATTTGGAAATCTTTATTGACCCCTTTAATAAACGCCTTCGTGTTGAAGATTATCGTGGTGAGGTACAAATGGTCATTCGAGAAGCGGTTGAAATGTCCCGTCAACATAAGGTGGAAAAACTGATTTTTATCTGTCGGAGTGAGCATTATTCATTACTAATGGAGCATGCCTTTCAATGTGAAGCGATGGTGGATTATTATTTTAGAGGTTCTGCTGGCTTTTATTTCACTAAATATTTTACCAATCACCGGAAAGAAAGCGAACATTGGCTAACAGAGGATGGAATTATTGACAATGTCAGTAAACTTCCACATCTAAAGCTGAAACAGAACATTCCAGCAGGCTATGAATTAAGGAAGCTGAACAAAGAGGATGGTGAACGGCTGGCTCTCTTATATCGAGAGGTGTTTCAAGT of the Bacillus tuaregi genome contains:
- a CDS encoding 3-oxoacid CoA-transferase subunit B — its product is MGMANSIRNRIAKRAAAEITNGMVVNLGIGIPSLVPNHLATDIQVMFHAENGIVGMGSSPMKGEEDENLCNAGGLPVTVIDGASYCDSAVAFAMIRRGRVDMTILGALQVSEKGDLANWLVPGKKIPGMGGAMELAQKARKVIVVMNHTDSKGNSKIVQSCTLPLTSKGCVDLIITDLAVFEVGSKGLILREYFAGHSVERIKSLTDCQFTVAEKLLVIPLE
- the ablB gene encoding putative beta-lysine N-acetyltransferase — translated: MEEAYVRKITNEHFYLEIFIDPFNKRLRVEDYRGEVQMVIREAVEMSRQHKVEKLIFICRSEHYSLLMEHAFQCEAMVDYYFRGSAGFYFTKYFTNHRKESEHWLTEDGIIDNVSKLPHLKLKQNIPAGYELRKLNKEDGERLALLYREVFQVYPTPLHDPEYIKKTIENGTIYYGFICEGRIVSAASAEVNNSYANAELTDCATVKNHRKFGLMKFILAKLEEALKEQGIFCAYSIARAQSFGMNAALHQLGYAYRGRLVNNCYIFNHLENMNMWVKNLSMPS
- a CDS encoding aspartate aminotransferase family protein, with amino-acid sequence MKRSFLIKPMLDENYPIIDFGKGVYLYDIEFKEYLDASSGAVTANIGHGVKEIINAMKKQAKKVSFVYRSQFTSEPAEQLAQKIAELASGDLNWSFFVSSGSEATETAMKVAIQHWQEKGLKTKTKILSRWVSYHGITLGALSMSGHSARRERFTPLLEDFPTIHPPYCYRCPYNKTAPECGYLCARELETAIRRIGAEHIAAFIAEPVIGAAGGAISPPEHYYQIIKEICEKYQILFIADEVMTGFGRTGTMLACEHWNVIPDIVALGKGMGAGYTPIAATLVSDRVMEPILSGSKVVMSGHTLSANPQSCAVSLAVMNYLEQHDIMNMVPEKSQYLFTRLQKLKYQFPFIGDVRGLGLLIGIEFVQDDKQKLPFPRSFAFTKRVIKMAINNGLLLYPAGAGMDGIDGDAIIISPPLTITNEELDELIEKFTVTCQELYESLQLGGMMNDG
- a CDS encoding CoA transferase subunit A encodes the protein MDNSFGKIKDISCVMEHFADGMTVMFGGFGGVGTPPSIIDAMIEKNLRHLTLIGNDAGFPHIGIGKVVSRGMADRLIASHIGSNPVAGKLLTAGKLTVEFSPQGTLAERIRAGGVGIPAFLSDIGMDNEWVAGQKEICVIDGKSYLIETALTAEVSIVYAKKADPFGNLIYDKSARNTNPLVAMAGNVTIAEVEEIVPLGDIKPYEVVTPGVFVDYIVPSEGVNWKWAWQTP
- the gabT gene encoding 4-aminobutyrate--2-oxoglutarate transaminase, with the protein product MKNKEGKTIGSINIVTAIPGPKAKALLAKKLQHVPKGPFNTVETFVAKAEGALITDVDGNTFIDFAGAIGTLNVGHRPTRVVQALTEQVNQYLHTCFHVMMYEPYIQLAEMLNEITPGEHEKKTFFLSSGAEAVENAIKLARKYTGRKGIISFERGFHGRTYMAMSLTSKVKPYKYEFGPFAPETYKWSFPYYFYSSLTPLELDNRLLKQFERFFLSEVPPEEIAAIIMEPVQGEGGFVIPSAYFVQQVKAICEKYQILFIADEIQTGFGRTGKMFAIDHFGVVPDIITMSKSLGAGIPISAVTGKAEIMDAANPGEIGGTYGGSPLGCVAALEVIKMIKEQDLLKRSLEIGNAFKQTFTGLQNQCKQIGEVRQLGAMCAIEFIKDPVTKEPNKELVTDILAKAQQKGLILMSAGLYGNIIRLLTPLVITDEQLLEGFTVLAKTILDCCRGT
- a CDS encoding exonuclease domain-containing protein → MAFESFIHLMKGLQGKVGLGSSSGTNLRQAAYVRNLQKELKQQDSLFVPLNQLNVVIFDLETTGFYPEQGDRIISIGAVKMIGGERCEEFYSLARYENELPPVIEQLTGLTPEQLSNAPALTDVLVQFYRFAQHSTLVAHHSKHDKSFLQNANWKLFRSPFKHRVVDTSFFYRIADPDCSFSRLDELCEYHQIPIIDRHHALGDARLTAEIWRIYIEKVQALGCKTLHDVYRRMANKL
- a CDS encoding peptidase, which translates into the protein MEKLEEDIKVWLTVNQAAGTRLLQRLVQERSIRGEESKAQAIIIEKLRQIGLQLDIWEIGGKELISHPKFCSDRTEFSGNPNVVGIWKGTGNGKSMILNGHIDVVPEGDLDEWEHDPYSGIIRAGKLYGRGATDMKGGTVSLLLAIEALKSCGVRLKGDVIFQSVIEEESGGAGTLAAVLRGYKADGAIIPEPTNMKLFPKQQGSMWFRIKVKGRSAHGGTRYEGVSAIEKMMLLIKELQQLELRRNQQIDDPLYEETPIPIPINIGKIYSGQWPSTVPDLAVIEGRMGVSPNETMENAEKELEACLKKLAEKDLWFAEYPPTIEWFGGRWQPGTLDRGHRLIETVTAAFQKVKGNPPVIEASPWGTDGGILSNTGQTPVMVFGPGVTEAAHDTNEHIILADVFEAAEVIALTLIEWCEVEK